The Candidatus Nanopelagicus abundans genome includes a region encoding these proteins:
- the iolD gene encoding 3D-(3,5/4)-trihydroxycyclohexane-1,2-dione acylhydrolase (decyclizing), with the protein MKYTTAEALIKYLSAQKIRSGGQVKPFFPFAFAIFGHGNALGIGDALERYRKDMPTIKGQNEQGMALAAVGFSKAQLRTQCGIVTTSIGPGATNVVTAAGVAMANRLPLLILSGDTFQSRRPDPVLQQVEHFDSPTTTVNDSFKSVTRYWDRITKPEQLLNTLPNAVQTLLDPSDCGPVFLAFPQDVQVESYEFPEEFFKEVIHEIRRPRVDLNSLATAVEEIKKSKKPLIIAGGGVRYSKAHKELSDFAANFEIPVVETVAGKSSLLATDASWCGPVGVTGCDPANELAEEADLIISIGTRLQDFTTGSWTIFKNPFRKIISINTARFDATKRSAIALIGDAKETIVDLQTKLTGYKSDSSWSAKRSTTQQLVKSNIEKRISKKLDLPSYAQVVALINKAATPEDYVLTAAGGLPGELNNNWLSKSLDSFDCEYGYSCMGYEVAGAWGAAIALKQSGSKGKVISMLGDGSYLMLNSEILSAVNNGDSLVYILCDNLGFAVIQRLQVSNGSKSYRTMFDDSDLNKPFKVDFVSHAKSLGANAIKVTIDNLATEFKAAKESPGVSVLVIDTDPEIWTEGGAFWEVAISGISEVSEIKQAYKRLTEGKSNQRL; encoded by the coding sequence ATGAAATACACTACCGCAGAAGCCTTAATTAAGTATTTAAGCGCCCAAAAGATTCGAAGTGGTGGTCAGGTTAAGCCTTTTTTTCCATTTGCATTTGCAATTTTTGGTCACGGAAATGCATTAGGTATTGGTGATGCTCTTGAGCGATATCGTAAAGATATGCCAACAATTAAAGGACAAAATGAACAAGGTATGGCATTAGCTGCGGTAGGTTTTAGCAAAGCTCAACTTAGGACACAGTGTGGAATTGTTACCACTTCAATTGGGCCAGGAGCAACAAACGTTGTTACGGCCGCAGGCGTTGCAATGGCAAATCGATTACCACTATTAATTTTATCCGGTGATACGTTTCAATCGCGTAGACCTGATCCAGTCTTGCAGCAGGTGGAGCACTTTGATTCACCAACTACAACCGTAAATGATTCTTTCAAATCTGTTACAAGATACTGGGATCGAATAACTAAGCCAGAACAACTACTTAATACTCTGCCAAATGCAGTTCAAACTTTATTAGATCCCTCAGATTGTGGACCAGTATTTCTTGCATTCCCACAAGATGTTCAGGTTGAAAGCTACGAATTTCCAGAGGAGTTTTTCAAGGAAGTAATCCATGAAATTAGAAGGCCAAGAGTTGATTTAAATTCTCTTGCTACCGCTGTTGAAGAAATAAAGAAATCTAAAAAGCCCTTAATTATTGCCGGTGGTGGTGTTCGATACAGCAAGGCACATAAAGAGTTATCAGATTTCGCAGCAAATTTTGAAATTCCAGTTGTTGAAACTGTGGCTGGTAAATCATCACTTCTTGCTACAGATGCATCCTGGTGCGGTCCAGTTGGAGTAACTGGCTGTGATCCAGCAAATGAGCTAGCTGAAGAAGCTGATTTAATTATTTCTATCGGCACCAGACTGCAAGACTTCACAACCGGATCTTGGACGATATTTAAAAATCCTTTTCGAAAAATCATATCCATTAACACTGCACGATTTGATGCTACTAAGCGAAGTGCCATTGCGTTAATCGGTGATGCTAAAGAAACAATAGTGGATTTACAAACTAAATTAACTGGCTATAAATCTGATTCAAGTTGGTCAGCAAAACGCTCTACTACGCAGCAATTAGTTAAGAGCAATATTGAAAAAAGGATCAGTAAAAAACTTGATTTACCTTCATATGCTCAGGTTGTTGCGCTAATAAATAAAGCTGCTACCCCTGAAGATTATGTACTTACTGCAGCAGGTGGACTACCTGGTGAGCTAAATAATAATTGGTTAAGTAAAAGTCTTGATTCCTTTGATTGTGAGTATGGCTACTCATGTATGGGTTATGAGGTAGCAGGTGCATGGGGTGCAGCTATTGCATTAAAGCAATCTGGAAGTAAGGGAAAAGTTATTTCAATGTTAGGTGATGGCTCTTATCTGATGTTAAACAGTGAAATATTATCTGCAGTAAATAATGGTGACTCTCTGGTTTATATTCTTTGCGACAACCTAGGGTTTGCAGTAATTCAGCGGCTACAGGTTTCAAATGGTTCTAAGAGCTATCGCACAATGTTTGATGATTCAGATCTAAATAAGCCATTTAAAGTTGATTTTGTTTCACATGCTAAATCACTTGGTGCTAATGCTATAAAAGTTACAATTGATAATTTAGCTACGGAGTTTAAGGCAGCAAAGGAGTCACCAGGAGTATCGGTATTAGTAATAGATACAGACCCAGAAATTTGGACCGAAGGTGGAGCATTCTGGGAGGTTGCAATCTCTGGAATTAGTGAAGTTTCTGAAATCAAGCAAGCTTATAAACGTTTAACTGAAGGCAAATCTAATCAGCGTTTGTAA
- a CDS encoding TIM barrel protein — protein MKSFYSRIASAPISWGICEVPGWGKMLPTDRVLSEMNNLGLPATELGAPGFLPSEANKISEKLDEFEMSLIGGFTPVVVHDKNQNEETLRQVKKVAELFKKTGATHLVSSPVYTWDWDAPKPLSADEYKNMFSMFSQIDKICEDFGLTNVLHPHLQTTVESKDEIERVLDGCDVKWCLDTGHMAIGGVDIVEFAKNAADRVGHVHLKDVDLSKAAPVLARQESIMAGVQKGLFTPLGSGDVPIAQVINVLEGAGYQGWYVIEQDCAITGELPPEGAGPALMMNKSMDYLKSLAIG, from the coding sequence ATGAAATCTTTTTATTCAAGAATAGCGTCCGCGCCAATTTCTTGGGGAATATGTGAAGTTCCTGGTTGGGGAAAAATGCTCCCAACTGATCGTGTTTTATCAGAGATGAATAATTTAGGACTTCCAGCAACTGAATTAGGGGCACCAGGATTTCTGCCTAGTGAAGCAAACAAAATTTCTGAAAAATTAGATGAATTTGAGATGAGTTTAATTGGTGGATTCACTCCAGTTGTAGTTCATGATAAAAATCAAAATGAAGAAACCTTAAGACAAGTCAAGAAAGTAGCTGAGCTGTTTAAAAAAACAGGTGCAACACATTTAGTTTCTTCACCGGTTTATACCTGGGATTGGGATGCTCCTAAGCCTTTATCAGCGGATGAGTATAAAAATATGTTTAGTATGTTTTCGCAGATAGATAAAATTTGTGAAGATTTTGGCCTAACTAATGTATTACATCCACATCTTCAAACTACCGTTGAATCTAAGGATGAAATCGAGCGAGTACTCGACGGTTGTGATGTTAAGTGGTGCCTAGATACCGGGCATATGGCAATTGGTGGAGTAGATATTGTTGAGTTCGCAAAAAATGCTGCAGATCGAGTTGGTCATGTGCATCTTAAAGATGTTGATCTTTCAAAGGCTGCGCCAGTTTTAGCTAGACAAGAGTCGATTATGGCTGGCGTGCAAAAAGGTTTATTCACTCCTCTTGGCTCAGGTGATGTTCCTATTGCGCAGGTAATTAACGTACTTGAGGGCGCTGGTTATCAAGGTTGGTATGTGATTGAGCAAGACTGTGCAATTACAGGTGAGCTACCACCAGAGGGCGCCGGACCAGCATTGATGATGAATAAATCTATGGATTACTTAAAATCTTTGGCTATTGGTTAG
- a CDS encoding PfkB family carbohydrate kinase: MSDENVDVITVGRISLDFYANESNVGFEKVKTFTMSIGGSPTNVAIAAARLGNKSAVVTNIGKDSFSDYIISKLKDFKVNTDFVGIDQTEFTPAVFAAMDDPFDPTIFFNRAKNAPDTKVEKSRLSDELVKKVKVFWVSACALSQGETGNSLKSWLAVRNNATHTILDLDYRPSFWESEAIAKKVTLEAISKSTVLVGNRREFEVVSGLTDPKKISEHYLGDQISTVIVKLGEQGVYLSAKGEEYLLPPLKVDVRCGLGAGDGFGGMLIHGLLNSWSLEKIGSYANVAGAIVASRLMCSDAMPTLSEVEAMVKEKI, from the coding sequence ATGTCTGATGAAAATGTAGATGTCATAACCGTTGGGCGTATTAGTTTAGATTTCTATGCAAATGAGTCAAATGTAGGATTTGAAAAAGTAAAAACTTTTACCATGTCGATCGGTGGCAGCCCCACTAATGTGGCAATTGCAGCGGCTAGATTAGGTAATAAAAGCGCGGTAGTTACAAATATCGGTAAAGACTCATTTAGTGACTACATAATTTCAAAGCTAAAAGATTTTAAGGTAAATACGGATTTTGTTGGAATTGATCAAACTGAGTTCACACCTGCCGTTTTTGCTGCAATGGATGATCCATTTGATCCAACAATATTCTTTAATAGAGCAAAAAATGCGCCAGATACTAAGGTAGAAAAGTCTAGATTAAGTGATGAATTAGTAAAGAAGGTTAAGGTTTTTTGGGTATCAGCATGTGCACTATCTCAAGGTGAAACAGGTAATTCACTAAAATCATGGTTAGCTGTTAGAAATAATGCAACCCACACAATATTAGATTTAGATTATCGACCAAGTTTTTGGGAAAGTGAAGCTATTGCTAAGAAAGTTACCCTTGAAGCGATCTCAAAGAGCACAGTCCTAGTCGGTAATCGCCGTGAGTTTGAGGTTGTATCAGGGTTAACAGATCCGAAGAAAATAAGTGAACATTATTTAGGAGATCAGATCTCAACTGTAATTGTTAAGTTAGGTGAGCAGGGAGTTTATTTATCAGCGAAGGGTGAAGAGTATTTACTGCCTCCACTTAAAGTTGATGTTAGATGTGGTCTTGGCGCTGGGGATGGTTTTGGCGGAATGCTTATTCATGGTCTTTTAAATTCATGGTCACTTGAGAAAATCGGAAGTTATGCAAATGTTGCGGGCGCAATAGTTGCATCCAGACTTATGTGTTCAGATGCAATGCCAACCTTAAGTGAAGTTGAGGCGATGGTTAAGGAAAAAATATGA
- the iolB gene encoding 5-deoxy-glucuronate isomerase yields MSWLRRGETAITPESAGWKYCGMQIFDFSKSKSYSIKMDQKEGVLLSLSAENIEVLVNNEKFKLQGRPGVFAGISDWIYIPVGSELNISANSGLVALSTAQSSKLYPVAYKDKSQVSIELRGSGFATRQVNNIATPDSFAEADRILVCEVLTPGGNWSSWPPHRHDGIAGCEFTNEEIYYFQIGTNESDHGAEVGHGFFKVYSYDGLIDETMTIKDRDLVIVPHGYHGPSIAAPEYPMYFLNVLAGPSEKRSMGFCDDPNHHWIRDSWKDQKQDSRCPMTSISGRNTK; encoded by the coding sequence ATGAGTTGGTTACGCAGAGGAGAAACTGCAATAACTCCTGAGTCAGCAGGCTGGAAGTACTGCGGAATGCAGATTTTTGATTTTTCAAAAAGTAAAAGTTACTCAATTAAAATGGATCAGAAGGAAGGTGTACTGCTTTCACTTTCTGCGGAAAATATTGAAGTTTTAGTAAATAATGAAAAATTCAAACTTCAGGGACGACCGGGAGTTTTTGCTGGCATATCAGATTGGATATACATTCCAGTTGGTTCTGAATTAAATATTTCAGCTAACTCAGGTTTAGTTGCACTTTCTACCGCCCAAAGCTCAAAACTTTATCCAGTTGCCTATAAGGATAAGAGTCAAGTATCTATTGAACTAAGAGGAAGTGGTTTTGCTACACGGCAGGTGAATAACATTGCAACACCAGATAGCTTTGCAGAGGCTGATCGAATTTTAGTTTGTGAAGTATTAACTCCAGGTGGAAATTGGTCGTCTTGGCCACCGCATCGCCATGACGGAATAGCTGGATGTGAGTTTACTAATGAAGAGATTTACTACTTCCAAATTGGTACAAACGAATCAGATCACGGCGCCGAAGTTGGACATGGTTTCTTTAAAGTTTATTCTTACGATGGTTTAATCGATGAGACTATGACTATTAAAGATAGAGATTTAGTGATCGTTCCTCATGGATATCACGGCCCATCAATTGCAGCACCAGAGTATCCAATGTATTTCTTAAATGTCCTTGCTGGGCCATCAGAAAAAAGAAGTATGGGTTTTTGCGATGATCCAAATCATCATTGGATTAGAGATAGTTGGAAGGATCAAAAACAAGATTCCCGATGCCCGATGACTTCAATTAGTGGAAGAAATACTAAGTAA
- a CDS encoding Na+/H+ antiporter NhaA, with amino-acid sequence MKLDFFSHSQILAPFFFLIGMQLRNETTHIKQVLLPSFAAVGGMIFPALIFISLNSDSEISTGWPLVMPTDIALVMLVLLTLGKRVSVELKTFLLALAVADDLLSILVLAGKYSGALKISEVFASIGAVLLGAALGKVPFERIFINFVNLLVLPLYVFANIYPTITEGFEFNSTLGNSIIFSRLLGKVIGITLFALIFSKIFKQQLTIKNSELLAGASFAGMGLAVSLMIANLSYDSEILLNQVKSGLLLAAIISGLVGSLILIITKRTNAK; translated from the coding sequence ATGAAGTTAGATTTTTTCTCTCACAGCCAAATCCTGGCACCATTTTTCTTCCTAATTGGCATGCAACTTCGTAATGAAACAACACATATTAAGCAAGTGCTGCTTCCTAGTTTTGCCGCAGTTGGGGGCATGATTTTTCCAGCGCTAATATTTATATCGCTAAATTCAGATTCAGAAATATCTACTGGCTGGCCACTTGTAATGCCTACTGATATTGCATTAGTAATGTTGGTATTACTTACGTTAGGTAAGCGGGTAAGTGTTGAGCTTAAAACTTTTCTTTTAGCACTTGCTGTAGCAGATGACCTTTTATCTATTTTAGTCTTAGCTGGAAAGTACTCTGGTGCGTTAAAGATCAGTGAGGTATTTGCAAGTATTGGCGCGGTACTACTTGGCGCGGCATTAGGTAAAGTACCGTTTGAGCGAATCTTTATTAATTTTGTTAATTTATTAGTACTGCCTCTTTATGTATTTGCAAATATCTATCCAACAATTACTGAGGGCTTTGAATTTAACTCAACTTTGGGTAATTCAATCATTTTTTCAAGGCTACTTGGAAAGGTGATTGGCATAACTTTGTTTGCGCTAATTTTCAGTAAAATTTTTAAACAACAATTAACTATCAAAAATAGTGAATTATTAGCAGGTGCATCTTTTGCTGGAATGGGACTTGCAGTTTCACTTATGATTGCTAATCTAAGTTATGACTCTGAGATACTGCTTAATCAAGTGAAATCTGGATTACTACTTGCTGCAATAATCTCAGGATTAGTAGGTAGTTTGATTTTAATAATTACTAAACGTACTAATGCTAAATAG
- a CDS encoding GNAT family N-acetyltransferase, with protein MQIKVEAATEVDADRLRTLRLAALSDSPDSFGAKYEVEKEKPINFWQNSARITNWCLVSADDSDIGLVAVDKATQDRTADCWVSAWWIQKEFRGKGVARLMMDWIDQLANKNDWHRIGLGVWPDNKQGISAYKKLGFIAGGELMRSRSIPGLLYLPMFRDIGGESLEQA; from the coding sequence ATGCAGATTAAGGTTGAAGCAGCGACAGAAGTAGATGCTGACCGCCTTCGCACACTTCGTTTAGCAGCTCTTAGTGATTCACCAGATTCTTTTGGCGCCAAATATGAAGTTGAGAAAGAAAAACCAATAAATTTTTGGCAAAACTCAGCCCGGATTACCAATTGGTGTTTGGTATCTGCAGATGATTCCGACATTGGGTTAGTTGCCGTAGATAAAGCCACCCAGGATAGAACTGCAGATTGCTGGGTTTCAGCATGGTGGATTCAAAAGGAATTCAGGGGTAAGGGAGTAGCAAGGTTGATGATGGATTGGATAGATCAACTAGCTAATAAAAACGATTGGCATCGGATAGGACTTGGCGTGTGGCCTGATAATAAACAGGGGATTAGCGCATATAAAAAGTTAGGATTCATTGCAGGTGGTGAGCTGATGCGAAGTAGATCTATTCCTGGCTTGTTATATCTACCTATGTTTAGAGATATTGGGGGTGAATCACTTGAGCAAGCGTGA
- a CDS encoding iron chaperone, producing MNHLSKREIDSYISQQSEPNKSNLKVMREIILEIEPTLKQGISYGIPAFKLDGEVVCGIAARKGGCSYYPFSGSVLAALKNDLVTYKQTKSALHFNSPLPKTLVRKLMTQRMVQMMVKKKRK from the coding sequence GTGAATCACTTGAGCAAGCGTGAGATTGATTCATATATTTCCCAACAGAGTGAGCCAAATAAAAGTAATTTAAAAGTAATGCGCGAAATCATTCTAGAGATTGAACCAACTTTAAAACAAGGTATTTCCTATGGAATACCAGCATTTAAATTAGATGGCGAAGTTGTTTGCGGAATTGCAGCCCGTAAAGGTGGCTGCTCTTACTACCCATTTAGTGGATCAGTACTTGCTGCACTTAAAAATGATTTAGTTACATATAAGCAAACAAAGAGTGCACTTCATTTTAATTCACCACTTCCTAAGACACTTGTGCGTAAATTGATGACCCAGCGCATGGTGCAGATGATGGTCAAAAAGAAACGCAAGTAA
- a CDS encoding FUSC family protein, translated as MKRFFNWFIGLFSNRRSWVRQITVAAVASATAWIVGDNLVFEGGLVAAIVCALSIRISLYKSVREGLGQIVGTAIGAGVALLTVHYFSFGVIAIGLTVFLCSVVARGLRLGEVASVNVPVTALIVIGPGISGSTAEHRLVSTLIGAAVAIVFSYFSHASTPAGRTVNQISRLGIRSAELISEMAEGVAAGFTQKQSGAWLSKARLLVEEIPILRSQAIEAKRYARWSPLAEVDEAESLYIQGIAIEHMLVQIRSMARTLFDATLDPARKDIVDRQVAYALSATSSAITEKLELLESENRDSQIDNIARDLRLAADNLTEELIEKDDQLPRSQFVRCISLVSQMKIIANSLDESSPALYSVSTPGEPSSAQVIAIKPVKLSTKLGKKISKNIRTFLHR; from the coding sequence ATGAAGCGTTTTTTTAATTGGTTTATTGGTTTATTTTCTAATCGTAGAAGTTGGGTACGCCAGATAACTGTTGCAGCTGTTGCCTCAGCTACTGCATGGATAGTCGGTGATAATTTAGTTTTTGAAGGTGGCTTAGTTGCGGCAATTGTTTGCGCACTTAGTATTCGAATCTCTCTTTATAAATCAGTTCGAGAGGGTTTGGGCCAGATTGTTGGAACAGCAATTGGGGCAGGTGTTGCACTCCTCACCGTTCACTACTTTAGCTTTGGCGTAATTGCTATTGGCTTAACTGTGTTTCTCTGCTCAGTAGTGGCCAGAGGCCTTAGGTTAGGTGAAGTAGCATCGGTAAACGTTCCAGTAACAGCCCTTATTGTTATTGGCCCTGGTATCTCAGGCTCTACCGCTGAGCACAGATTAGTTTCAACTTTAATAGGCGCAGCAGTAGCAATAGTCTTTTCTTACTTTTCTCACGCCAGCACACCAGCTGGGCGAACCGTTAATCAAATATCTAGATTAGGTATACGAAGTGCTGAATTAATAAGTGAAATGGCTGAGGGTGTAGCAGCTGGCTTTACCCAAAAACAATCTGGTGCCTGGCTTTCAAAAGCAAGATTATTAGTGGAAGAAATTCCAATACTTAGATCACAAGCCATTGAGGCAAAAAGATATGCCCGCTGGTCACCACTTGCTGAAGTTGATGAAGCAGAATCTTTATATATTCAAGGTATTGCTATTGAACACATGTTGGTACAGATTCGAAGCATGGCTAGAACACTATTTGATGCAACATTAGACCCAGCACGTAAAGACATTGTTGACCGTCAAGTTGCTTACGCATTATCTGCCACAAGCAGTGCGATTACTGAGAAGTTAGAGTTATTAGAGTCAGAAAATCGTGACTCTCAAATAGATAATATTGCAAGAGATTTAAGGCTGGCAGCTGATAATTTAACGGAGGAATTAATTGAAAAAGATGACCAATTACCTAGAAGCCAATTTGTTCGCTGTATATCACTAGTTTCACAGATGAAAATTATTGCTAACTCACTAGATGAAAGCTCACCAGCTTTATATAGTGTTTCAACCCCAGGTGAGCCAAGTTCTGCTCAGGTAATTGCGATTAAACCGGTTAAGTTAAGCACTAAATTAGGAAAAAAGATTAGTAAAAACATTCGTACATTCCTTCACCGCTAG
- a CDS encoding DinB family protein, with the protein MSTPEITALALAYESATNNFLKAVETLNKADLDRSINGGWSARQIIHHLSDSESQSCARLRRLVAEPGSVIQNFDENIYAQNTTLGYSELPIDTALALFKAARAASFELIKRLTPAQLSNSGQHSELGKYSISDWLTGYTNHANDHAKQLLAN; encoded by the coding sequence ATGAGCACCCCAGAAATCACAGCCTTAGCCCTTGCATATGAGAGTGCAACAAATAATTTCTTAAAAGCGGTTGAAACCCTAAATAAAGCTGATTTAGATCGCTCAATAAATGGTGGATGGAGTGCCCGCCAAATAATTCATCACTTATCCGATAGTGAGTCTCAATCTTGTGCAAGATTGCGTCGATTAGTTGCTGAGCCTGGAAGTGTGATTCAAAATTTTGATGAGAATATCTATGCTCAGAATACGACTCTTGGATACTCAGAGCTGCCGATTGATACCGCATTAGCGTTATTTAAAGCTGCTAGAGCAGCCTCATTTGAATTAATTAAACGTTTAACACCAGCGCAACTAAGTAACTCAGGCCAGCATAGTGAGCTGGGTAAATACAGTATTTCTGATTGGCTGACTGGATATACAAATCATGCCAATGATCACGCTAAGCAGTTATTAGCCAATTAG
- a CDS encoding rhodanese-related sulfurtransferase, with product MSIPKVILYYTFTPLPDPAAIKVWQKTLCQGLNLKGRIIISPQGINGTLGGDIDDLKKYTRQTRSYAGFSKMKFKWSDGTGNDFPKLSVKVRPELVGFGNPNEIKVDKNGVIGGGKHLKPFEVDELVAKRGDDVIFFDGRNSFEAQVGRFKNAVVPDTATTRDFVSEIESGKYDHLKDKPIVTYCTGGIRCEVLSAVMKTRGFKEVYQIDGGIVTYGKEIGDDGLWEGALHTFDNRMSLKFSARSKSIGQCKDCSEPATRFYDCPKVPCNALSLLCTKCAQGMSSEICNHPQRNYSNAELIG from the coding sequence ATGAGCATTCCCAAGGTAATCCTTTATTACACCTTTACCCCACTGCCAGACCCGGCAGCAATAAAGGTGTGGCAGAAAACCTTATGCCAGGGTTTAAATTTAAAAGGGCGAATAATCATTTCACCCCAAGGCATTAATGGCACATTAGGTGGGGATATAGACGATTTAAAAAAATATACCCGCCAAACAAGATCATATGCGGGCTTTAGCAAGATGAAATTTAAATGGTCAGATGGCACCGGCAATGATTTTCCAAAGTTAAGTGTAAAGGTTAGGCCTGAGTTAGTAGGTTTTGGAAATCCAAATGAAATTAAGGTTGATAAAAATGGTGTTATCGGCGGCGGTAAGCATTTAAAGCCTTTTGAAGTAGATGAATTAGTAGCAAAACGTGGTGATGATGTTATTTTCTTTGATGGCCGTAACTCCTTTGAAGCTCAGGTTGGCAGATTTAAAAATGCGGTCGTGCCAGATACAGCAACTACAAGAGATTTTGTAAGTGAGATTGAAAGTGGAAAGTATGATCATTTAAAGGATAAACCAATTGTTACCTACTGCACCGGCGGAATTAGGTGTGAGGTCTTATCTGCAGTTATGAAAACTCGAGGATTTAAAGAGGTTTATCAAATTGATGGTGGAATTGTTACTTATGGTAAAGAGATCGGTGATGATGGCTTGTGGGAGGGCGCTCTTCACACATTTGATAATCGTATGTCGCTTAAATTTAGCGCAAGATCAAAATCTATTGGGCAATGTAAAGATTGCTCAGAACCTGCAACAAGATTTTATGATTGTCCAAAGGTTCCGTGTAACGCGCTTAGTTTATTATGTACTAAGTGTGCGCAAGGAATGAGTAGCGAGATTTGTAATCACCCACAACGAAATTATTCAAACGCCGAACTAATTGGCTAA
- a CDS encoding Gfo/Idh/MocA family protein: MDNARKPLRIGILGAARIAPSAIIFPAHATGHKLVAVGARDKVRASEFAKQYMIEKVYGSYQEVIDDPDIDVIYNPLPNNAHGPWNIRALAAGKHVLSEKPSASNAAEAKEVAAAASKSGKVFMEGFHYYYHPVFQRLLEIIKSGEIGEVIKVESALQTPMPDKTDLRLQFDLAGGSIMDVGCYALHSQRMISQLITGGEPTVVNTEANAPDGKLDTKLNVQLKYPNGVAALAKGDFESPAFDAPLTVTGSKGSVHLPNFVVSGWDPRVIVDVAGNKRVEHLPSLSTYTYQLMAFADAIDLGKPIKTDAKDALAQSQLIDSAYLSANLPLRPTLKI, translated from the coding sequence ATGGATAACGCAAGGAAACCACTTCGAATTGGCATATTAGGAGCTGCAAGAATTGCTCCAAGTGCGATTATTTTCCCAGCCCATGCAACTGGTCATAAATTAGTTGCAGTTGGCGCTAGAGATAAAGTTCGAGCAAGTGAGTTTGCTAAGCAATACATGATTGAAAAAGTATATGGCTCATATCAAGAGGTCATTGATGACCCAGATATCGATGTAATTTATAACCCACTTCCTAATAATGCCCATGGACCATGGAACATTCGAGCCCTAGCTGCTGGAAAGCATGTTTTAAGTGAGAAGCCCTCTGCAAGTAATGCAGCTGAGGCAAAAGAGGTAGCGGCTGCAGCAAGTAAATCAGGTAAAGTTTTTATGGAAGGTTTTCACTATTACTATCACCCAGTTTTTCAAAGATTACTTGAGATCATTAAATCAGGTGAAATCGGTGAAGTAATTAAGGTTGAATCAGCTTTACAAACTCCAATGCCAGATAAGACTGATCTGCGTTTACAGTTTGATCTAGCAGGTGGCTCCATTATGGATGTTGGTTGCTACGCACTTCATAGCCAGCGAATGATTTCTCAATTAATCACAGGTGGTGAACCAACTGTTGTTAATACAGAGGCTAATGCCCCAGATGGCAAGCTAGATACTAAGTTAAATGTGCAACTTAAATATCCAAATGGAGTTGCAGCACTAGCTAAGGGTGATTTTGAATCACCCGCCTTTGATGCCCCTTTAACTGTTACAGGAAGTAAAGGAAGCGTACATCTACCTAATTTTGTTGTTTCAGGTTGGGATCCAAGAGTTATTGTTGATGTTGCTGGAAATAAACGAGTTGAACATCTTCCTTCTCTTTCCACTTACACCTACCAATTAATGGCATTTGCTGATGCAATAGATCTTGGTAAGCCGATTAAAACTGATGCTAAAGATGCTCTGGCTCAATCTCAATTAATTGATTCAGCATACCTATCTGCGAATTTACCGCTACGGCCCACTCTTAAGATTTAA